The proteins below come from a single Leifsonia sp. 1010 genomic window:
- a CDS encoding LacI family DNA-binding transcriptional regulator: protein MVTIRDIAQAAGVSPMTVSNVLNKRPHVADATRQKVLDTIDRLDYRVNVAARNLRRGRTHTIGLAVPEVDRPYYGQFAAAVIEHGARHDLNVVIEQTGRSRESELNALAASRVRMYDGLILSAVGLGSSDRDLLNVDYPVVILGERIFQGPVDHVAMANVDGSAAAVRHLIERGCRRIVALHGSFGPDEVSASSLRHAGYRAALEQNGIPFDESLVVEIEEFTPEAGAESVRRLIASGIPFDGIFCVTDYVALGVLRELADAGVDVPGTVKVIGFDDVEFSRFLVPSLSSVNPDHDLMARTAVELLAARIEDNDHEAVEFVSPFRVVERGSTAAIAKD, encoded by the coding sequence ATGGTGACCATACGCGATATCGCCCAAGCGGCCGGCGTCTCGCCGATGACCGTTTCCAACGTGCTCAACAAGCGGCCGCACGTGGCGGATGCCACCCGGCAGAAGGTCCTCGACACGATCGACCGGCTCGATTATCGCGTCAACGTGGCCGCCCGCAACCTCCGGCGAGGACGCACACACACCATCGGCCTCGCCGTGCCGGAGGTCGACCGCCCCTACTACGGCCAATTCGCCGCCGCCGTCATCGAGCACGGCGCCCGTCACGACCTCAACGTGGTCATCGAGCAGACGGGGCGCTCCCGGGAGAGCGAGCTCAACGCGCTTGCCGCCTCGCGGGTGCGGATGTACGACGGCCTCATCCTCAGCGCCGTCGGGCTCGGCTCCAGCGACCGCGATCTCCTCAACGTGGACTATCCCGTCGTGATCCTCGGTGAGCGGATCTTCCAGGGGCCTGTGGATCACGTGGCAATGGCCAATGTGGACGGGTCTGCGGCCGCAGTGCGGCATCTCATCGAGCGGGGCTGCCGACGTATCGTCGCCCTGCACGGAAGCTTCGGCCCCGACGAGGTGAGCGCGTCGAGCCTGCGCCACGCGGGCTACAGGGCCGCACTCGAGCAGAACGGGATCCCGTTCGACGAGTCGCTGGTCGTGGAGATCGAGGAGTTCACTCCCGAGGCCGGAGCGGAGTCGGTCCGTCGGCTGATCGCCTCCGGCATCCCCTTCGACGGGATCTTCTGCGTGACGGACTACGTAGCCCTCGGTGTCCTCCGCGAGCTGGCGGACGCCGGCGTGGATGTTCCCGGCACGGTAAAGGTCATCGGCTTCGACGATGTGGAGTTCAGTCGGTTCCTCGTACCGTCGTTGTCCTCCGTGAACCCGGACCACGACCTCATGGCACGGACGGCGGTGGAGCTTCTCGCCGCCCGGATCGAGGACAACGACCATGAGGCCGTGGAATTCGTCAGCCCGTTCCGTGTCGTCGAGCGGGGGTCCACGGCCGCGATCGCGAAGGATTAG